A single window of Magnetococcus marinus MC-1 DNA harbors:
- a CDS encoding SulP family inorganic anion transporter, whose amino-acid sequence MQSSRASFLTLLFPFLSWMKEMNRSTINADLQAGLIGAIVTLPQAVAFAAIAGLPPQYGLYTCMVPAIIAALFGSSKHLVSGPTTAASIVIFAGLSSFATPESEQYVALAITLTFMVGIIQLAMGFARLGALVNFISHSVVVGFTAGAALLIASHQLKHFLGIHLEHGGHFFDLLKEIFSRLDETNLYVLVVGLSTLVVSILTKKFFPRVPYMIVAILFGSVLAYFFNSNIENAKIILAGDVPGNFPIFAMPQLSLDTLKQLAPLALATTLFALTEAVSIGRSLAIKSGQHVHSNQEFIGQGLSNLVGSFFSAYVATGSFNRSGLNYQIGAKTQLSAIVGGLVLLATIPLTAPLASFMPKAVMAAILFLVAWGLIDFHHIRNIFQTSHSDSVVLVTTFGGTLFLELEFAILLGVLLSLVIFLFKTSQPRVLERVPDPRLPKRRFNTDPNLPTCPQMKIIRIDGELFFGAVSHIQETFIRLRTESPEQKHLMLVASGINFLDVAGAELLAQEAHTRRKMGGGLYLLRIKPGVCEPISKGPYLDEISAMNIFESKGEAIHEVYQLLDKDICSQCSSHIFLECGGKPSKHSTDSLNSLDDLYREKPVTNPQ is encoded by the coding sequence ATGCAATCCTCTCGCGCTTCTTTTCTTACCCTCCTATTCCCCTTCCTAAGCTGGATGAAGGAGATGAACCGATCCACCATCAATGCCGACCTACAAGCCGGTTTGATTGGTGCCATCGTAACCTTGCCCCAAGCGGTGGCCTTTGCCGCCATCGCTGGTCTACCGCCCCAATATGGTCTTTATACCTGTATGGTCCCTGCCATTATTGCAGCCCTGTTTGGCTCTTCCAAACATTTGGTCTCAGGACCGACAACCGCAGCATCCATTGTGATTTTTGCCGGACTTTCCAGCTTTGCCACGCCAGAATCGGAACAGTATGTTGCACTGGCCATAACCTTGACCTTTATGGTTGGTATCATTCAGTTAGCTATGGGCTTTGCTCGCTTAGGGGCTCTGGTTAACTTTATCTCCCATTCGGTGGTGGTTGGGTTTACCGCTGGGGCTGCACTGTTGATCGCCAGCCACCAATTGAAGCACTTTCTTGGGATTCACCTGGAGCACGGCGGCCACTTTTTTGATCTGCTCAAAGAGATTTTCTCCCGTTTGGATGAAACCAATCTCTACGTCCTGGTGGTCGGTTTATCCACCCTTGTGGTCAGTATTTTGACCAAAAAATTCTTCCCCCGCGTGCCCTATATGATCGTGGCTATCCTGTTTGGCTCGGTATTGGCCTACTTTTTTAACAGCAATATCGAAAATGCTAAGATCATCTTGGCTGGGGATGTCCCAGGCAATTTTCCCATCTTTGCCATGCCCCAATTGAGCCTGGACACCCTTAAACAGCTTGCCCCACTGGCCTTAGCGACCACCCTGTTTGCGCTCACGGAGGCGGTCTCTATTGGTCGCTCACTGGCCATTAAAAGCGGTCAGCATGTGCATAGTAACCAAGAGTTTATCGGCCAAGGGCTCTCTAATCTGGTTGGCAGCTTCTTTTCTGCCTACGTTGCCACGGGCTCCTTTAACCGTAGCGGTTTAAACTATCAGATCGGCGCTAAAACCCAGTTGTCGGCTATCGTTGGGGGCTTAGTATTGCTGGCAACCATCCCTCTCACGGCACCTTTGGCCAGCTTTATGCCCAAAGCTGTGATGGCCGCTATCCTGTTTTTGGTGGCCTGGGGGTTGATTGACTTTCACCATATCCGCAATATTTTCCAAACCAGTCACTCCGATAGTGTCGTTTTAGTGACAACTTTTGGCGGCACCCTGTTCTTGGAATTAGAGTTTGCCATTTTGTTGGGGGTTTTGCTCTCCTTGGTTATCTTCCTCTTCAAGACCTCCCAACCCCGTGTGCTGGAGCGGGTGCCGGATCCTCGTCTGCCCAAGCGCCGCTTTAATACTGACCCCAATCTGCCCACCTGCCCTCAGATGAAAATCATCCGTATTGATGGTGAGCTGTTCTTTGGTGCCGTGAGCCATATTCAGGAGACCTTTATCAGGCTCAGAACGGAATCGCCTGAACAAAAGCATCTCATGCTGGTTGCCTCTGGCATTAATTTCTTGGATGTTGCGGGTGCGGAACTGCTGGCTCAAGAGGCCCATACGCGCCGCAAAATGGGGGGAGGGCTCTACCTGCTACGTATTAAACCCGGTGTGTGTGAACCCATTAGCAAGGGTCCTTATCTGGATGAGATTAGCGCGATGAATATTTTTGAAAGCAAAGGGGAGGCGATCCACGAAGTCTACCAATTGCTTGACAAGGATATTTGCAGCCAATGCTCGTCTCATATCTTTTTGGAGTGTGGTGGTAAACCGTCCAAGCATAGTACCGATAGCCTTAACTCTCTCGATGACCTCTATCGCGAAAAGCCGGTAACCAACCCTCAATAA
- the ppdK gene encoding pyruvate, phosphate dikinase, translating to MSTEKFVYVFGNGQAEGDAGMSHLLGGKGANLAEMTRLGIPVPAGFTLCTEVCGLYLQKRRYPELLKEQVNEALLKVQSAMGAGFGSGDDPLLVSVRSGARVSMPGMMDTVLNLGLNDHTVQGLIKRTGDARFAYDSYRRFVQMYADVVLGVDHHHFEAMLNALKQQTGKVQDTDITADEWKSLVAQYKNKVLEVTQKPFPEEPQDQLWGAIGAVFDSWTIPRAITYRRLNEIPESWGTAVTVQAMVFGNMGTDCATGVAFTRDPSTGHNRFFGEYLINAQGEDVVAGIRTPQQITLEGKRLNGSTLPAMEEAMPELYKELYAVQNRLEMHYREMQDIEFTIQRNKLWLLQTRTGKRTAKAALKIAVNMVHEGLINTREAVSRVSPESLNQLLHPTLDPKADKRIIAKGLAASPGAATGRVVFEADEAEQWAATGQMVILVRDDTSPEDIHGMHSAKGIITARGGMTSHAAVVARGMGRPCVSGCAGLSINMENEQFSVGGVTVAKGDWVTIDGSTGEVMLGQVPTVPPELSGDFTAFMEWVDGFTRMKVRANADTPDDARMARSFGAQGIGLCRTEHMFFGAERIIHVRGLILAQTESDRMRAIDKILPLQRSDFAGLFREMKGYPVMIRLLDPPLHEFIPHDEEGQNEVALVFGMPIDKVRERVASLKEFNPMLGHRGCRLGISFPEIYEMQVRAIMEAACQLVKEEGFIITPEIMIPLVGLESELSYLRERVVAVCETVMGENSVRIPYMIGTMIELPRAALIADQLAKSGEFFSFGTNDLTQTTMGISRDDAGPFLQEYVQKNLLPKDPFISIDQDGVGQLVRLAAEKGRSTRPEIKLGVCGEHGGDPESIHFFEKVKLDYVSCSPFRVPIARLAAAQAVLA from the coding sequence ATGTCTACAGAGAAGTTTGTCTATGTTTTTGGTAACGGCCAAGCCGAGGGCGACGCTGGAATGAGTCACTTACTGGGCGGAAAGGGCGCCAACTTGGCAGAGATGACCCGTTTGGGGATTCCTGTTCCTGCTGGGTTCACCCTATGCACCGAGGTTTGCGGACTCTATTTACAGAAACGTCGCTATCCCGAACTTCTCAAAGAACAGGTGAACGAGGCGCTGCTCAAGGTGCAAAGTGCCATGGGGGCCGGTTTTGGCAGTGGGGATGATCCACTGTTGGTTTCGGTTCGCTCTGGGGCGCGGGTCTCTATGCCGGGTATGATGGATACCGTGCTCAACCTAGGGCTTAACGATCATACCGTGCAAGGATTGATTAAGCGTACCGGTGATGCTCGCTTTGCTTATGACTCCTACCGGCGGTTTGTGCAGATGTACGCCGATGTGGTGTTGGGGGTGGATCATCACCATTTTGAGGCCATGCTCAACGCCTTAAAACAGCAGACCGGTAAAGTGCAGGATACCGATATTACGGCAGATGAGTGGAAAAGTCTGGTTGCCCAATATAAAAACAAAGTGCTGGAAGTGACCCAAAAACCCTTTCCAGAAGAGCCTCAAGACCAACTATGGGGTGCCATTGGCGCTGTGTTTGACTCTTGGACCATCCCCCGCGCCATTACCTATCGGCGCTTGAATGAGATTCCTGAATCCTGGGGAACCGCTGTTACCGTGCAGGCCATGGTGTTTGGCAACATGGGGACAGATTGCGCCACCGGTGTGGCTTTTACCCGTGATCCCAGCACCGGCCATAACCGCTTTTTCGGTGAGTATCTGATTAATGCGCAGGGCGAGGATGTGGTGGCAGGCATTCGCACCCCGCAACAGATCACGCTGGAGGGTAAACGCCTCAATGGCTCCACGCTACCCGCCATGGAAGAGGCAATGCCGGAACTCTATAAAGAGTTGTATGCGGTGCAAAATCGCCTGGAGATGCACTATCGCGAGATGCAGGATATTGAGTTTACCATCCAGCGCAACAAACTTTGGCTGCTGCAAACCCGTACCGGAAAACGGACCGCCAAAGCCGCGCTGAAAATCGCCGTGAACATGGTACACGAAGGCTTAATCAATACCCGTGAAGCGGTCTCGCGGGTCTCGCCAGAATCCCTCAACCAACTGTTGCACCCGACTCTGGATCCAAAGGCCGACAAGCGGATTATCGCCAAGGGCTTGGCCGCTTCTCCTGGGGCTGCCACCGGGCGTGTGGTCTTTGAGGCCGACGAAGCCGAGCAGTGGGCCGCCACCGGTCAAATGGTGATCTTGGTGCGCGATGATACCAGTCCGGAGGATATTCACGGTATGCACTCCGCCAAAGGCATCATCACCGCGCGGGGAGGCATGACCTCCCACGCGGCGGTGGTGGCGAGGGGTATGGGGCGTCCGTGTGTCTCTGGCTGTGCGGGGCTCTCTATTAATATGGAAAATGAGCAGTTTAGCGTGGGTGGTGTGACGGTCGCCAAAGGGGATTGGGTCACGATTGATGGTTCTACCGGTGAGGTGATGTTGGGGCAGGTGCCCACCGTACCGCCAGAACTTTCTGGTGATTTTACCGCCTTTATGGAGTGGGTGGATGGCTTTACCCGCATGAAGGTGCGTGCCAATGCCGACACCCCCGACGATGCCCGCATGGCGCGCTCCTTTGGTGCTCAAGGGATTGGTCTGTGTCGTACGGAGCATATGTTTTTTGGGGCAGAACGCATCATCCATGTGCGGGGGTTGATTTTGGCACAAACCGAATCTGACCGCATGCGCGCCATTGATAAAATTCTGCCGCTTCAGCGTAGTGATTTTGCTGGACTGTTTCGCGAGATGAAGGGTTACCCAGTCATGATCCGACTGCTGGATCCACCGTTGCATGAGTTCATTCCCCATGATGAAGAGGGGCAAAATGAGGTCGCCTTGGTTTTTGGCATGCCCATTGACAAGGTGCGTGAGCGGGTGGCGAGTCTTAAAGAGTTCAACCCCATGCTGGGCCATCGGGGATGCCGATTGGGCATTAGCTTTCCAGAGATCTATGAGATGCAGGTACGGGCCATTATGGAGGCCGCCTGTCAATTGGTTAAAGAGGAAGGCTTTATCATTACCCCTGAGATTATGATTCCGCTGGTGGGCTTAGAGAGTGAGCTATCCTATCTACGGGAACGTGTGGTGGCTGTGTGTGAAACGGTGATGGGGGAGAACAGTGTACGTATTCCTTACATGATTGGTACCATGATTGAGCTACCACGGGCAGCTTTGATTGCCGATCAGTTGGCTAAGAGTGGTGAATTTTTCTCTTTTGGTACCAATGATCTGACCCAGACCACCATGGGTATCTCACGGGATGATGCCGGCCCCTTCTTGCAGGAGTATGTGCAGAAAAACTTGTTACCCAAAGATCCCTTTATCAGCATTGACCAAGATGGTGTTGGGCAGCTGGTACGGTTGGCGGCAGAAAAGGGGCGTTCCACCCGCCCAGAGATTAAGCTAGGTGTCTGTGGTGAGCACGGCGGTGACCCAGAGTCGATCCACTTCTTCGAAAAGGTAAAATTGGATTATGTCTCCTGTTCGCCGTTTCGGGTACCCATTGCGCGGTTGGCTGCGGCCCAGGCTGTGTTGGCATAA
- a CDS encoding translation initiation factor Sui1 — MSSKYRAEDRVVYSTEQGRLCPQCHQTVAACCCRQARSPVTSDGVVRVSRETKGRKGRGVTLIKGLPLSAEALMTQAKHLKTLCGSGGTVKDGVVEIQGDHVEQIMDLLKKQNYTVKRAGG; from the coding sequence ATGTCTTCCAAATACCGAGCTGAGGATAGGGTTGTCTATTCTACGGAGCAGGGGCGGCTTTGCCCGCAGTGTCATCAGACGGTGGCGGCCTGTTGCTGCCGTCAAGCGCGTAGCCCTGTTACCAGTGATGGGGTGGTGCGGGTCTCCCGCGAGACGAAAGGGCGCAAGGGTAGGGGGGTGACCCTGATTAAAGGGTTGCCCTTGAGCGCAGAGGCATTAATGACACAGGCTAAACATCTTAAAACCCTCTGCGGCTCGGGTGGCACCGTGAAGGATGGGGTTGTTGAGATTCAGGGGGATCATGTGGAACAGATTATGGATCTATTAAAAAAACAAAATTATACAGTAAAACGGGCAGGGGGGTGA